The nucleotide window TACAGCTGTTGTTCCACTAGTAGGTGGAACTCCACCAGCACGTACAGTGGAAACAAACCTTGGTAACTTCATTACTGATGGTATGCTTGCAAAGGCACAATCAATCAATCCTGATACTTTGATTGCCGTTCAAAATGGTGGCGGAATTCGGGTAACTCTTCCTGCTGGTCAAGTTACATTAGCTGATGTTCTTAGAGTCCTTCCATTCGGAAACACTTTGGGCATTATGGATCTTAAAGGCAGTGAAGTAAAAGAAGCACTGGAATACAGCGTAAAAGATGCGCCATCTACTGCATTTGGCGGCTTCTTACAAGTATCTGGTTTGAAATTCACTTATGACAGCACAAAGCCAGTTGGTGAAAAAGTTCAAACAATCGATGTAAAAGGTAAAGATGGGAACTATACAGCATTAGACCTTGAGAAACATTACTATGTAGCAACTAATGTCTTTACAGCTAAAGGCGGGGACGGATTTACGATGTTCGGTAAAGCATACACTGAAGGGCGTGTAAGTGAGCCAGGATTTGTGGATTGGGAAATGTTCAATGACTACATTGCAACGCAGCAAGATAAAAAGGTCAATCCTCAAGTGGAAGGACGTATCGTAAACGTAGCATCACAAACAGTTCCTGCTGCATCCTTCAGCGGTACTGCAGCGAATCCAAAGGTATACTTTGGAAACGTGGTTGTTGATGTAACAGGTGTTTCTAAGCTTGAATACGCAACAGTAAAAGGAAACCTGACTATTAAAGGTGGTACTACGGTAGATCTTTCTACCGTAACGGTTGAAGGCGAAACTAATTTTGAAGATTAATAAAAAATAGAGTAGGAGGGGAATTTTAATCCCCGACCTCTCACACCACTGTACGTACGGTTCCGTATACGGCGGTTCAATCTTTTAAGTATCTAAGCTCATAAAGTTGGGAAATGTCTTTCAATCCCCACTTTGTGAGTTTTTCTTTTGTTATCGCTTGATGTAGGATTTCACTTTTGGATATGCGCCAATATCCCTTCCGGGAATTAGCTAATTTCATGGCATCGTCATGACTGATTCCATATTTGCGAAGCATTCTGTATTTGGTCTTTGGCTTTTTCCATCGCTTCCAAATGAGTTGTCTAAGTCGGTGGTTTAACCACTTCCGGATGTTAATGATAAATTGTTTCATACGAGCTATACCGTAGTAGTTAATCCATCCAGTGGTTAACTGGTTTATCTTCTTGATGATTTCTTCGAAAGTTCCCGGTTGTTTTCGACTGGTCGACTTTCTCAATTTATCTTTAAATCGTTGTTTTGCCGACTTGCTAGGTCGGCAACCGACTTTCCCATGAGGTTTTGTAGATTGAAACCAAGGAATGTAGCCGAAGTTGCCCCACAGACTTTACTTTTCTTTTGGTTAATGGTTAGTCCAAGGTCACTTTCGATATAGCTAGTGACACTGTTCATTACCCTTTCTCCAGCTCGTTTGCTTTTGACATAGATGACGAGGCAAGTAGACCACTGGAACCTCCCCAGTAGCCCCTCTTAGAACCGGACGTGAACCTCTCGACTCATCCGGCACCCATTATTCAGCCGTTGGCTTGATACCCAATTCCCAGTGTTTAAAGAATCTAGGATTTTGTTTGGCAATTCTACCGAGAAAATGCTCTGCCCTTTTCTTATGTCGAGCGAACTTTTTATATTTCTTTCGTGCCCACATGATTAAAGCTTTATTTATATGCCTTAATGTTGAGTACATTTCAGATTTGTAGAACTTGCCATAGAAGTTAATCCATCCTTTAATCTTAGAGTTAAACATATTCGATAGGTCCGTAAGGTCCTTTTCCGCTTTTAATTGAAGCTTCCAGTCTCTAACCTTTTGCCGAATTGATTTCTTGGATTTATTACTAATGGCAGGTGTAAAGTTTATAAAATGCTTTCCCCATTTATTCTTCGAACGTCTTGGTCTGAACGTATATCCTAGAAAATCAAACGAAATGTTGTCGTGATTTTCCTTTCTATCTTCATCCTTACAATATACAATTCTTGTTTTGGTCGGATGTAGTTCAAGTTTACATTCGTTCATCCTGTTGTTTAATGATTCAAGCAACTTTATTGCTTCATCTTCTGTCTTACAGTGGATAACTACATCATCTGCATATCTTGCGAATGGATTATTTGGATGTTTAATAGTCATCCATTTATCAAATGTGTAATGAAGAAATAGGTTCGCAAGAACAGGACTTATGACTCCACCTTGCGGTGTGCCAGAAGTGCGTTCTTTTAAACCGTCTTTCATTTGAAAAGGTGCTTTTAGCCATCTTTCAATATATAGTTTCACCCATTTAATATTTGTGTGCTTTTCCACTGCTTTCATTAGTAATCCATGATCAATGTTGTCAAATAAGCCTTTAATATCAAATTCTAGCACCCAGTTGTATTTCCAACACCTTTTACGAGTTATCTCCAATGCTTGAATAGCACTTTTATTAGGTCTATAGCCATATGAATCTTCGTGAAAGAAAGGTTCGACCGAGGGTTCAAAATACAGCTTTGCAACCATTTGTGCAATTCTATCTGCAACAGTTGGGATACCTAGTGTTCTGGTTCCACCAGTTTTCTTCGGTATCTCTACAGCTTTTACAGGTGGAGGAAAGTAACTTCCAGAGGACATCCTGTTCCATAGTTTATAAAGATTATCCTTTAGGTTCAATTCAAATTCTAGTATTGACTCTTCGTCAATTCCAGCTGACCCTTTGTTTGCTTTAACTCTAAGAAAGGCTTCATAGACCACCTTTTTGGATATCT belongs to Neobacillus sp. OS1-2 and includes:
- the ltrA gene encoding group II intron reverse transcriptase/maturase; translated protein: MNKTKPYKISKKVVYEAFLRVKANKGSAGIDEESILEFELNLKDNLYKLWNRMSSGSYFPPPVKAVEIPKKTGGTRTLGIPTVADRIAQMVAKLYFEPSVEPFFHEDSYGYRPNKSAIQALEITRKRCWKYNWVLEFDIKGLFDNIDHGLLMKAVEKHTNIKWVKLYIERWLKAPFQMKDGLKERTSGTPQGGVISPVLANLFLHYTFDKWMTIKHPNNPFARYADDVVIHCKTEDEAIKLLESLNNRMNECKLELHPTKTRIVYCKDEDRKENHDNISFDFLGYTFRPRRSKNKWGKHFINFTPAISNKSKKSIRQKVRDWKLQLKAEKDLTDLSNMFNSKIKGWINFYGKFYKSEMYSTLRHINKALIMWARKKYKKFARHKKRAEHFLGRIAKQNPRFFKHWELGIKPTAE
- a CDS encoding group II intron maturase-specific domain-containing protein, with protein sequence MRKSTSRKQPGTFEEIIKKINQLTTGWINYYGIARMKQFIINIRKWLNHRLRQLIWKRWKKPKTKYRMLRKYGISHDDAMKLANSRKGYWRISKSEILHQAITKEKLTKWGLKDISQLYELRYLKD